One segment of Coffea arabica cultivar ET-39 chromosome 7c, Coffea Arabica ET-39 HiFi, whole genome shotgun sequence DNA contains the following:
- the LOC113698362 gene encoding LOB domain-containing protein 25-like yields the protein MASSSYSNSPCAACKFLRRKCLPGCIFAPYFPPEEPQKFANVHKIFGASNVSKLLNEIQPHQREDAVNSLAYEAEARLKDPVYGCVGAISVLQRQVLRLQKELDATNADLMRYASNEMPQGYPGNSGSNQMGRRMNNADSSFGQYEYPSPYYMSSWDNSFSGDHPDKPGDSNT from the coding sequence ATGGCTTCTTCCAGTTACTCCAATTCTCCTTGTGCTGCCTGCAAGTTCTTGAGGAGAAAATGCCTGCCAGGTTGCATATTTGCTCCATATTTCCCTCCAGAGGAGCCGCAGAAGTTTGCCAATGTGCACAAGATATTTGGAGCGAGTAATGTAAGTAAGCTGCTCAATGAAATCCAACCTCATCAGAGAGAAGACGCGGTAAATTCTCTTGCCTATGAAGCTGAGGCACGGTTGAAAGATCCGGTTTATGGTTGTGTTGGAGCAATCTCGGTTCTCCAAAGGCAAGTTCTTCGTCTTCAGAAGGAGTTAGATGCCACGAATGCTGATCTAATGCGATATGCAAGCAATGAAATGCCACAAGGATACCCAGGCAACAGTGGCTCGAATCAGATGGGGAGACGGATGAATAATGCAGATAGTTCCTTCGGTCAGTATGAATATCCATCTCCTTATTATATGTCATCATGGGACAATAGCTTCTCAGGTGATCATCCTGATAAGCCTGGAGACAGTAACACATGA